The following nucleotide sequence is from Mangifera indica cultivar Alphonso chromosome 17, CATAS_Mindica_2.1, whole genome shotgun sequence.
TTTAATTACTGAATATTGAGGGAAGCATGAATGTGATAGTTTTAGACATTTTcatatggaaaaaattattcagtaaaactatgtatataaatttacacgtatataattaaatatatggtTAATATATCAAGAACATCGTTTAAATTAGATTGTCATATTGATCCGAATCAATCATACTGAATAAAAAAAACCCTGAATCTAGTAATTGACTCTATAATTactcaatcaaataaatcaaaattttaattttgatataatatttttaaaaaaaaaacttaaatttattcccgcttgtatttaaaaaaatatatatatttttcaacaatACATACTATTTGGATTGCTcacataattttaatgtttaacTTTTGCcagtataaaataaaatgaataatgatTGAAGACCTCGGGATCTGAACTGGATTGTAGTAGATTTCAAGCTGGCAAtcgaataaatataaatataaaaaaagaggagaaaatgGTGGTGGTGGGCATGGCAGTAGTCAGGAATACGGAGgattgctgctgctgctgctgctctGCGGAAAATGATTCTGACATTAGAATCTGAAACGTCAAATTCAAGTCTGTCAAACGCATTCACTTCTCCCACTCACTTTCTCTCTCCATTCAAACACCAATCAATCAGAGGAATGTTGCTGTCCTTTTAACGTGTTCCTACACCATAACCACACCACACGGACCCAATTTGTTGAATTATTTCTTACTCATGGAATTTGGTTGCCTTCCAAAGGCAATGTTGTAGGGTAGGGCTCAGTGACTTACAGGTTTAAGGGGATAAGTTCTTGCCATGAAAATGGAAGCAACATGTGATTCCTGTGGCATCATGTTCCCCCTTCCACATTGCCTTTGATCTTTTGATTATGTGAACACCAATTATGCCACGTATCCACATTCTTCTTTTTAAATCACTATCATTTaggatgaatttgaattaaatttacttaaacttgaatttgaagtCATTTAAACGAATCTAAAATAAGTCTGATTCAAGTGAGtttgaaattgagtttaaaaattaaatattttttagctcaAGCATAAATTTTAGAGACATTCATCTTatctctaaaaaaatttaatactaatcgactaaaacaatattatttgatCGATATATagcaaaacaacgtcgttttaatcatttttacttGGCTATAATACTAaatcgagctcaagcttaacTTTACTCAAATCAAGTCTAGTTTGACTTtaattcggtttgaatccaaccttagcATCACCTCACGGCTCctattcttcattttctttctatcTAGTGGGCTGCTCCATTGACCTCATAGGCCAACAATTTTGGGCCCAATCCACCCATGGAGACATTTATTTACAGACTGGCAGCTATTTACTTGCAGAAGCGCTGCATAATGcaggaaagaaaaatgaaagcttaaacaatttatctttattaaaagaaaaatgcaacATTTGTTAAAGGAACTGCAGGTTCCTTGCTTGGACGATGGATGCCAATGGTTGGAAATGATGGCACACGGATGGCGTTGGAGGCTCCAAGAACACCCCTGTTGATGCAGAAACAGGAAAAGTAAACCCCTCGGTGTTATCAGATGGAGATATCCACCTTTGGGCAGGCTTGCTATTAGAAATGGAAGACAAAGAAGGTTTAGTTCCCACTGAATGAGATGAAGGCTTGAGTCAATGTGCCCACAAACTAGTAAACACTACACAAAAGAAAATACTTGATCAAATAATCAGTTTGAACCAAAGTCCATTGCTTCGGCAACTAGTATAAAGAAAATAGCCATAAATAGAAGGTAACTTGTAATCTGAATATCAGTCATCCCAAGCAAACTTCAGTGagatttgatgtaataaaaagaaatagtttATAAAAAGTATCTGCATCAAAGAACCATATTCTGCACACGAGCAGTCAATCCATAATCTGCACACAAAAGCTAGCATCACACACCACCCACGGACTATGAACACCGTAGCATTACAACCCAATACAACACATTCTTTCTAGTTTCATGTTTTAATCTAGACCAACCCATTTAAGGCTCAGCTAATGCATGTTATCATGTCCACTTGTACTCACTGCTCCTCTGTTGAGTGCTTTGCGACTTTGGATTCACTCTCTGTCTCGTCCAAGCAGGCTACAAGTTCATCATTTATACCAGGCTGAGTTTGCTTTGCTTCTGCCTCCAAATCAGGTTGTTCTGAATTTTGGGAAATGGATGCAGAATCTCCTGTAGCATCATTCATTGTAGTTTTCTCAGAGGGAAGCTTGGGAAGAGACTTTTCTAACTGGTTTTTAATACTGTTGGGGGGATGATCCTTTGGCAACCCCGATATTGAGTAATTTTCTTATCGAGACTTAACCAGCCTGATTGAGAACCATGGCTACTGTTTCCATCAGAGTCTTTGTATGATCCTTTGGACCAGCCAAGCTTAGGAGATTTAGCTCTTGTTGTTGGAATCTGCCATCAAAATCAAGAAATTTATACACACTTTGACATAACTAAAACTTTTATGAGCAAAGGCTTTCCAGGTATTACAAAAGACACTCCTGCACTTTCTCTGTGGCTCGTTTCCATCACTCTCAAGTCTACATAACAAAGCAATTTGAACTGAAAGCGTATTTTAAACCCCAATTTCAGCAACACTTGTAACTTCAGAAAATAGGCATTGACTCATCCAGCCAAACTTCAGATAACcagtaaaaaatttgatggtcaAAATGTGTTATCTGATGGACagaattatttgataaatcaaTGTTAGAAAAGTATTCAACCAGTAAAACTTTTAAGAGCACCGCCTGCGATTTTGCCTGCATGGTAACTTCCCAAACAAAAGCAAGCAAATAGTTAGTAAATCTGAAATTGATCAAATGAAGCTTAAAGATAAAGTCATAATCAGTTTGCAAATAAGAATCAAATAGACCTCTTTACGTTTCTCAGTCCTATCATCACACTTAAAACTGAAGCCATATCAAGGTAGTCCACCTTTCTTTGAGGTTTATTACCTCTTGATTCAGGGCTTCTGTGAAGTATTCAAAGATAAACAACATCTTCAGTGAAGTGAAAAGAGAGCAAGACAGTACTGTTACACTTAGAAACATCAGCAGCCTGTAAACACACAAAGCAGAATGTGAGCTTTTTCAACATAAACTCGCAGTCAATTGTTTTAGAGGCTTTAgatctcttttctcttcccTATAGCAATCTAACATTAAACTACGAGAATATGTTTCCATTATTTGCAGCAAGACAGTTCCTTCAAATAAATAAACCATAACTTTCAAACCTAAAATTGATTTGACACTCTACTAATATGTCATGATGTACAAGAACCATACCTTAAGCCTGCTTTCACTGTTGTTGCAGCGTAAGACATTTTGGTTTGCTGCCCAAAGCAAATATGGAAAATACCGTGAGAAACAAGTCCTTAAATCCAATCTTATggactaaaattttttatcattgcCGTAAAGAGAGCATACATTCAAGCTTAAACACGAAGTACTGGCTTTGTTGCCCTACCAGAAACAACACCTTTGATGCTTCCAGAATTTTGCCTGTCATTAGATAACCTCCGGTTAGTTGCAATGGCAAGAGGCTGCTTTGAGGTGACCGAACCAATTTTCCCATCGTTATTTTTCTTCACCATACTTGTTACATTCTTACGGTGTGAACCCTTCTCAGTTGTTCCCCTAGCTTGACCTTTCATGGAGTTAACagtattatttttctcttcaactATCGATTCCTACAAGACACCCTGGCACTGGGATGAATATCAGATCAGAGAAAAAAGATAACGTAGTTTTCCATTTAAAATATTGTACCTTATATAAGGTCAACCCACTGAATTTGTCATGGAGGATTAATCCTTCTCCATTGTTCGCAGCTCAACTGTCAACAATTGTACTCTAAGCAGCCACCCAGCTCAATTATTTTAGTGATCTCAACGGGCCTGACATTTTGTGTAATTATATCATAAGCTTTACATCAACAATGTTTGGAAGCTCATTTTGGTAACCCCTCCGCATCACCAAGTACGAGATCAGTGGCATCCATTGTTTGCTAAGAGCAAAAATCATTGTCAGAGTTGCTTCCAAGTTTATACTGGAAGAACCTCAAAAATAGTTTAAACAGCAAAAAATGAGGTTTCTTATGTAAAAGAGTATGAGTTAAGTCTCATTTAGtgacatatcaaaatcaaacttttaacttacaTGATCCAGTAGTTGTATATGGGGTTTATTTTACTCAGTGTAATTAGTTTGATTCCGAAAGTAACGATCCGACTCAGTGTAATTAGTTTGATTCCGAAAGTAACGATCCGACTCAAGTATGATTCCtcattacccaaaaaaaaaaaattgtccaggaaaaaaaagaaaattttacctataattTGGTCAATGGAAATGTGaaccaaattacaaacataattcgatttaaattcaacCATATTTTTacctatattattattattattattatttaaatgagATCTTCAAtcttaaatttatgtataatcctgtttaatatatttttatcaatgacCTAAAAAATTACATGTACAAGTGATTCAGATTCATATCATTAGTGGGCTTGAAGGAAAACTTTGATGTCTGCTAATAGAAACAAGGAGCAAAAGTTAAAGAGAAAATTCCTTTGTGCACCCAAGGTTTGGAGAAATCAGTTGATACCCCTCGAACgcttaaattacaaaatataactAAATTCCTTTTACACTAGCAAATATGCAATCTTGTCTGGCATGATGCAATTCAAGTTGAATTCATCCAAATTGCACCTTTCCAAGAGCAAATTGGCTTGAACTGCACTAGCCCAGATGTTATCAGAGGCCAAAATTATGTCAACCAAGGTCCAATTTTACTAGTCACACTTAATTTGGTGCAATCTTATAGGATTCACACTCAGTTTAACGCGTTTTCAACTAAATCACACTATTCCAAATGTGATACAATTTGAATTACACTACCCGAAGTGTGATTCAATGATTCAAGCCAAATCAGATTGATTGGAATCACATCTTAACTAGATGATACTTGTTTAGGTGTAATATGATAAACTTGACAAAATGGATGGGTTATCCAAAATACTCACAAGCacatatctaaaaaataaatatgaattttaaatttttagacttATGCCcacaaataatgaatttttactAGTAGACTAAGTATGTTCAAGGGTCACCCGTGATTTCTTTTCTactcatctttttttttctcttcaacaTTAAACTTACGACAtgtctaatataaattttacatttttttctcctaacatgaactgaactcaaatccaccataaaataaaagatttttttgtgtaaaaaacaaatttacaaaatttaagcactaaacattttattatgaatattcATTCTATATTCAATCCTAAAatcctttaaatatataaaaaaaaacatttttataatttatggtaGATCTTCATTTCTTTACGGAATACTTAttctctttataaaatatttaaagaaaaaatattgaaaattatgaaataaatatattaaaataataaaaaaaagtaaaaaagtaatattaacgGATAACTTGTATGTCAACTTGTATATATTGGACCATATaaagattttagaaattattacctatttaattcaatttggtttCAATCCGCACCCATTTTTACTTCGTCCACTCACCATTTGCTAAGACTAAATATGACTGATTTAGTGTAGGCCAATTGTTGAAGATTTGGCGTCGATGATTTGACTAAAGTAACTTTTATGTTCTTCTGCCTTATTTCTTTATAAAGGAGTTGTAGTTGGGGTGTTAATTTGTAGTTTAACTATTAAAAAGGTGGGAACTTTGGTTTTCTTAAACCTTGAATAGTAATTTATTCAAGCAAATCATCTAAAAAGGAAACTTTCAGCCGACACATATAAAGTCGGCCCCCTTAGGAAAGAAAAATCtgtacttttcttttcttttattttcattttttctatttatatataattttatatgagaaACCGACTGCTGAACTATCCATCATTTCATTAATCTCAATCATGACTTAAATTCATACcattaagaataaaaaagatgaaattatataattgattgtgCCTATTCATGTTAGAACAGAGCTTCTACATGGATCATAAATTAACTTCATGAAGATGAAATAGATATCAAAGTTAGAAATAAGTTGAATCGATCAGGTATATTAATAGTGATTAAATCTACAATTAGTATAAcagataagttaaaagtttattCTTGAAATGATCTCAGGAGGAACTTAAACCCCCACTCTCATACTTTATGTTCCCATCAACTGGTTTTGCTTCACATTCTGTACTTGCCTAAGCTTTTCTGTAAAGGCATGGAAGTCTGAGCAAGAGGATTTCATCATGGCTGGTGGTTAATTGCTGAATATAACATAAAGTAGGAAAGGAATAAAATAGCAGGCGatgatagaaaagaaaagacataTATGTCAACAACTCAAATcaacattttctttgattttatagCAGAGAATCAATGGCTACACTACTTTTATTTCTCACCATCATTATCAATAACAAGAACAAGTAGCAGCTCAATAATTGAGCATTGGCATTTAAGTTGGACAAATATCAGTGGCCTAACTCTTACTGGACCAAAGTACATCATTAAATCAGGGATAAAGATATTCGCCAGTAACTTGCTCACTTCTGCTAAGGTTCTAGCAAACTGGACATTGCCAGCATGTGTATCTGTTGAATGAATCAAAAGCTACTTCTTCTAACAGCGCCCATCCATTTCCGTCCCCACCCACTTCATTTTTTCACCATCCATTCCAAATTCCAACCCATCAATCAAATCCTTGGTCCTAGTGAGTTCAGCTGCCAGCTAGCCCGCCTTACTTTGCGGCTTTGAGCTTGATTAAttgagtctttttttttttttttatgacaggACCATTCTTTGGGGTGGATTAACCACACCAAATAGGTAAATCCGAAGTTCAGTTACTAACTTCACAATAATTATATCGTACAAATTAAAGGTTTAATTTTGGTGTGGCGCCAACGagtatcaaatttaaattctccTTTTTGGAAATTCCATGTTCTTTATCATCTAAGTTAGTTCGATCTCTTTTATCAGCTCAGCTTAATGTTTATGCCTTTCTAATCATCTAGTCAATTCAATATGAACATGTAGCCGCTAAAACGGAGCTTAAATTTCAACAAAGTCTGGTTATGCAAGAATACCAAAAATGGAAGCCATGAAGGGTGTTGCAGATAGACCTGAGCCAAGAGACACCTACAGGATTGCTTATATAATCCATTTCCTTCTTGGTGCAGGGAATTTGCTTCCTTGGAATGTTTTTATAACAGCAGTTGATTACTTTGGTTGTCTCTATCCAGCTGGGCATGTTGAAAAGGTTTTCTCTGTGGCCTACATGACTTCTTCATTGCTTGTTCTGGTTTTAGTGGTGAGCAGAGGTGGATGGAGCTCCAGGCTGACTTTTAGATTGAGAATGAACTTGGGGTTTTCCATGTTTGTTCTCTCTCTAATGGTGCCTCCGATTATAGACCGAACTTGGCACAGCAGCGGATCACATGGAGCATACGGAGTGACAGTGGCAGCGGTTCTGATATGTGGTTTAGCTGATGGCCTGATCGCTGGAAGCTTGATAGGATTAGCCGGGAAACTTCCAAAAGAGTATATGCAAGCTGTTTTTGCCGGAACAGCTTCTTCAGGTGCAACAACATTTCTCTTTTTACTCCTATtttcatatcaatttttattaagttAATGAACCACAAATGCATGGACAGATCAATAAGAGGTAAAAACTCAAAAGAACAATAAAACACACACAAATAATTTGTCAAATCACTGAAACATTTATTTTGTAACAGGCGTTCTCGTTTCCATCTTGAGGATTGTAACAAAAGCATCACTCCCACAGACTTCACAGGGTCTTCGAACAAGTGCCTACTTATACTTTATTGTCAGTACAGTTATCTTGCTATGCTGCTGTCTGGGTTCCAACATGCTAAACAAGTTACCAATCATGCAACATCATTATAGACTTCTTAGTGTCAGTGATGATCCACTTTCTTCCGGGCAAAAGTTATGGAAAGTGGCCAGAAAAATTCAGTGGCCAGCTTTCGGGGTTCTCCTTATATATATTGTGACCCTGTCAATTTTCCCCGGATTCATTGCAGAAAACCTGGAATCTAAGCTTCTTCAGGATTGGTATCCTGTTTTGCTGATCACAGTTTATAATGTTTCAGACTTTGTGGGGAAGTCTTTCACTGCAATATTTGTTCCAAAGAGTGTGAAAAGGGCAACATGGGCTTGCATTGCCAGGGTTTTGTTCTATCCACTCTTTGCTGTTTGCCTCCATGGACCCAAGTGGTTGAGAAGTGAAGCACCTTTTCTAGCTCTGACATTCATGCTCGGGTTGACTAATGGGTATGTAACAAGTGTCCTCATGATTCTCACTCCTAAGTTGTTGCCTATTGCAGAAGCTGAGATAGCTGCCATTGTGATGATTTTATCACTTGGAATTGGGCTGGTTGGTGGTTCAGTTCTTGGCTGGTTTTGGATGATCTGAAGCTTTTACAGTTCCCTGGCTCGGAAGAAATATATGAACCATAAATTAGAATATTTGATCATCTTCATGTAAgccataataaatatatgaacctggtgaatgaaaaaaatcatttggcAATTCCAGTAAGTGTGATTGATGAAGCACTTCCAATTGTGTtgtttgcttattttttttcatatcttcATGTCATATTCTCTCAAGTTCATCCCCTGTACTCTACACCAGCTAATGACAAAAGTACCCCGCACAAATGAAATGACATCTATATTAAAAAAGGCAGAAGTtagccaaaaaataataataataagcaaaATATCCAGCTAGCAGCTTCGATTTCTTGAATAAATAGTGAAAGTTACTGGGAAAATAACAACATCAAGAAGTGCAGAGAATAAGGTAAAAAAGAAAGCCTTCATACACGTGCATGCTGGAAATCTTGGAGCTTTGAAACCCCAATCACAGAGAAGCAATTCCTTTGTAGCTTAGCTTAAGCTACAACAAATATGTGGTTCTGAAACTGCATTAGACATAAGTTTATGGTACTGTAATTTAGACAGCATACAACACATTTAGAATTATTGGGCTTTCGCTCTGTTTATTGTTTTTTAGTAATATCAAAGCCAATCAATTGTCAAAAAGCAAATGATTTCAAGTATAAATTGAGGTAGCAGTGCAGTACAGATAAATTTTTGCAAAATTCtgatttcatatattttattaatcttcAACATGACATGACTCCAATAATTACAACGTAACTAGAAGTTACAGGTTAATACAACTCATCTCAACAGGCAGGAAAAGTTTATACAAACAAATGTCAAAAGCTCATATCCGTAGTATGATACAAGAAAGAAAACAGGCGGAGAACCTAAGAAGCAGCAGCTATTGGAGAAGGTCCAGAAGGAAATCCATGAAAATAACTAGGTGGTTTTGTTGTGGTCATGTCCTCTTCTACATCCTCATCcccttcttcttcctcctcagCATCCCAAAGAAATCGAGCATATGATGCAAGAACGTAACTGCACcatcaaatcaataaaacattGTTAATCCACTGACTCCTAGAATCAAATTGAAGGTTAAAAATCACAACGTAACAGGGGGTCACTAGTTAGACTTCAATTACAACTAATGCAAGTTCCAAACAAAACTTTGTTTCTTCATTCTGAGAAAGTCTTCACCTATATTTTTCAAGTTACAATAATCATTTAGCAGCCTCTAACCGCATGAGCTCTATGGTTTATATCGGGTTCTATTCTTCTGCCATTAACTACCATACAGAAATTTATGAAATCTAAGTATGATTCTCACCAGTCATCAGGAGTAGCCTTCACAGCTTGATCGAAATAAGCTTCAGCACGAGGAGCATCCTTCTGACTCCGCCATATCAAATCAGCATACATGGACAAAACATTTCCATCATTTGGGTTTGCCAAAATGGCCCTCCCGCAATACTCCTCTGCCTTCACAAAGTCTTCACGAACCTGTTTTCATTTCAATCAACACATCAGCACAAACCACATGCAGTtgtatcactatataattaaaatgccAAGCTTGAAATTGAACATTTACCTCTTTCAAA
It contains:
- the LOC123200793 gene encoding equilibrative nucleotide transporter 8-like, which codes for MEAMKGVADRPEPRDTYRIAYIIHFLLGAGNLLPWNVFITAVDYFGCLYPAGHVEKVFSVAYMTSSLLVLVLVVSRGGWSSRLTFRLRMNLGFSMFVLSLMVPPIIDRTWHSSGSHGAYGVTVAAVLICGLADGLIAGSLIGLAGKLPKEYMQAVFAGTASSGVLVSILRIVTKASLPQTSQGLRTSAYLYFIVSTVILLCCCLGSNMLNKLPIMQHHYRLLSVSDDPLSSGQKLWKVARKIQWPAFGVLLIYIVTLSIFPGFIAENLESKLLQDWYPVLLITVYNVSDFVGKSFTAIFVPKSVKRATWACIARVLFYPLFAVCLHGPKWLRSEAPFLALTFMLGLTNGYVTSVLMILTPKLLPIAEAEIAAIVMILSLGIGLVGGSVLGWFWMI